Part of the Meleagris gallopavo isolate NT-WF06-2002-E0010 breed Aviagen turkey brand Nicholas breeding stock chromosome 28, Turkey_5.1, whole genome shotgun sequence genome, CCACGTTGCTGCATACAGGGGGGACGCCTCCGGCGCACGGCAATGTCTCACCATCAAAATCAGTGTAGACGGTGTCCTTGAGGAGGGCACCGGAGCCAAAGTCGATGAGCTTGAGCTCGCCGGTGGCGAGGTCGATGAGGATGTTCTCGTCCTTGATGTCGCGGTGCAGCACGCCGCGGTCGTGGCAGTGCTGCACGGCCTCCAGCACCTGGCGGAACAGCTCCCGCGCCAGCTCCTCCGCCAGGGCCCCCCGTTCTGTGATGAAGTCGAAGAGATCCTGCACTGGTTCTGGCCGCTCCAGCACCAGCACAAAGCTGTCGGGACGTTCAAACCAATCGAGGAGGCGGATGATGCCGCGGAAATCTGTGCCCACTTTCTTCAGCAGAAGGATCTCCATCGGCACGCGCGTGCCACTGGGCTGCAGGGACACCGGTGCTGTCAGCGCCAGGTCCCTTGGTGCATCCCCCAAAGCCAGGGATGCTCCCTGCCCCATCCCCCGTCTGGATATCCCAGTTAGCTCCGGTGCCCTCAGATCAGGGATATTCCGGTGGTTCCCCTTGGCATCCCAGAACCAGGGATGCTCTGGATCGCCCCACTCCTACTGTCCATAAAACCAAGGATGCTCCGGATTTCTCCCAACCCATGTCCCAGTCCAGGGATGGTCTGCATACCTCCCAGTGCCTTAAAACGAGGGATGCTCCGACCCACCCCCCCATGCCCCAAAACCAGGGATGCTTCCAACCTATCCCCCCATAGCCAGGGATGCTCCATCCTCCCCGCACCCCTCCGACCAGGGATACCCCAGCGTTTCGTCCCCTCATCCGCAAGCCCCCCCCCNNNNNNNNNNNNNNNNNNNNNNNNNNNNNNNNNNNNNNNNNNNNNNNNNNNNNNNNNNNNNNNNNNNNNNNNNNNNNNNNNNNNNNNNNNNNNNNNNNNNGCGCTCAGCGAGCGGCCGCCAGGTGGCCGCAGTTGCCGCCTCCTCGAACCGCTCGTAGGCCTTCGAGCGATGGGGGTGCTCCAAAAGGGGCAAAAAGACGCATAATTCTGCACAAAAGCGCACGTTTCTGTGTAAAAAAGCGCACGTTTCTGTACCGAAGCGACCTATTTCTGTACAAAATCGGTTCCGGAGGACAGCAGGGGGCGGCACAGCCCCGCACCGCGCGCTGCTGGAAGCCGGCTCTGCTCTGCTCGCTGCTCCCGCGCGGGATGCAGGGACGTTTCGGGTCCGGCAGCTTTCAGTTCTGAGCGAGATCGAAAGCTGAGAGGGGAATCGGTTCCTTTTCCCGTCCCGAGGCTGAAGCGGGGAAAGGAAACTTCGGGCTGGTAAAAAATAAGCGCGCGTCGAGGCGCCCAGCTGCAGGTCGCTGCCCTCCGTCAGCGGGCCGGGCGCTGCTGGGGACGCTCGGCCGTGGGAGCCCCTCCGCGCACGGAGCTCGCGGTTGCTGTGTGTCTACGAGATGTGTTCAAGGCTGGTGTGAGGGAAAGGCTCTGCCTCAGCGGGCACGGCGCGGCTCCGCAGCATTAGGACGGCGCTCAGCCATGGAGTCTGGGTTCGggtggggctgtgtggggtTGGACTCGGGGTCTGGAAGGATCTAACGTGGGATTTTCTGTGATCCCGACCTGCTTTGAGACGCGCACGGAGCAGGGCTGGTGTCCCCGAGGACACGCAAGCTGGTGGTGGGAAGTTTGAAAGCTCAGCGTTCATACAGGGAAATGGAAGTGTCCCTGGTGTCGGGGAGGCTGAGCATGGCGCTTGGGTGCGAGGCTCTGCTGGTGCTCAAAGCCCCTCAGTGCTGTTGTCCCCTCCACCTTGCAGGGTGGGTTTGTTTGCTGTCCCTCCCCAGCCTGAGCGATCAGTCCTTGTCAGAAATCTCCCTCCTGCTTTGCGATGGCAATTCACAGGTCGTCTTCGCGTGATTCATTCATTCCCAGGCTTTATCAAAGACTTTGGAAACGCCCTGGGGGAGAAAGCATGGAAGGGTGCTCATCAGCTCCGTTCTGCCCCAAAAGAAGGgatgggggatgaaaggatgcCAAGGACAAAATCCAAGCATCTGTAGCTGCCTTTTGCTGGCAATAGCAGCCAACCTGAGCCAAAGCCATCCAGGTCCGCCTGCTTAGGGAGGATTACATACACTCAAGCAGGCGTGTGCCTTCCTGTACCCGTGCACATGTGCAGCAAGCAACAGGCTATGAGCGGTGGCCTGGGGCAGGTTGCAAGCGCAGGGCAGTTTCCATTGGggtcagcactgctgtgtgcaggccCTGCCTGCACTCTTGTGGGGGGAAAGTCTGAAGAATTTCAGCGTGGGTTGACCTGAAATgacattttgctgcttctgtttttctcacagCCTTCTCAGTGGGGTGAGATCTCTGTTCCTGCAACCCGCTCTCCCTTCAAACGCTGATGTGTCCTGTGTGTCATTTCAGGTTAACTGAACTGGCTGCTTGGGTTTGAAACGAGAGCTGTTTCATTTTTCGGGTCGCTTAACACCCTCCTAACTGTAACAAACACAGtgattaaaaacatgaaaaattaccctggaggaaggggaaaagcttggaaaaggatgaaaaacaCTCTGATTACCcctttacaaatatttttctttagctgaAGTTGCTAAATTTGACTCAGCTTTACACACTGGAAAGGTTTTGCGGTGTGtggggtttttggttttttgttttgttttggtgtgcTTTNNNNNNNNNNNNNNNNNNNNNNNNNNNNNNNNNNNNNNNNNNNNNNNNNNNNNNNNNNNNNNNNNNNNNNNNNNNNNNNNNNNNNNNNNNNNNNNNNNNNCGCGGCGCTATGCGTTGCTATTGGTGGTGGTTCTGGGACGGGCGTTGGCGGTAGCCAATAGCGTCCTGGCTTTGGTGTGCGCACTCTGTCGCTCTTTCCGGCCGAGTCCTGCTCCTCGGGGACGTTTTTCGCTCCCCGGGGATGGCGGCCCGCGGTGCTAAGGACCCTCTCACAGGCGCGTTCGTCGCTGTGTTTGTGCCCGCTCCGTGCTCTGTTTTGACCCACATCGCTGCCAGCAGGGTTGCTGTGGCCCTGACAGTGCTCCTGAGAGGAGCTCTGGGACAGCGCCTGCCACAGGTTCCTTCAAAGAGCTGCTTAAAGCCAGGCTGTGCCTTACACTTCATCCACAGCCTTACGCGACCCGCATCTCCGCCCGATGACAGAAATGTGAAGGGATTCATAAAGTGTGTGTGGGTATCAGAGAGGAGAGTGGGCCCTCGGCAGCCCTGCGGAGTGTGTTGGTGGTGTGGGCCTGTGGGAAGTGCAGCCGTGGAGTGTGGCACTGTGCTTTGGGTTGGGGAGAGAGGAACCTGGAGAGGAGACGGCTGCTGCAGGCCATTCATTTCCTCTGGCATTGTTGCTTTAGTTTCATGGATGTGTTTCTTAAACACTTCTGCAGGTGTttgttccccccccccccctccagaGCTGaggggtgggaggaggagaaaatctCCTGAGCCTGTGTCTGCTctctaaccatgtccctcagtgctacatctccacACGCCGCAATGGAAGCTCCCCCAGCATCGCTGCCTTTAGCTGCAGCCTTGCATCCTTCAGAGGCTCGCAAAGACTCCTGCTGCCAGTGAGAAAATCCTTGTCTGAAAGCATGGGAAGGAGAGAGGTTGAAGGAGGCTGAGGTCTTCTGAGGTGTGACTGGATGCTTCTGGTCCTTGGTTGCATGAGTGTGGATCACAGCAGTATTTAGTCCTCCTTTTAGAAAATCCACTTGTGCTGGATTTTTCCTGTGTTGCAATGATATTTGATATGTGGAtctctcacattttttttctgtgaagctATCTGTAGTAAATTTGAGCCTTCTGatggggtttgtttttcttagttcCCTTTTGCAGACCCCAGGCATCTCTGCGCCACAGACATGAAAACTGCTGCTCAGAAGAACTGAACCATTTCAGAACAAACTCGTGAAATAGAATTAAATTTAGCTCCGGCAGCTTTTTGCATTACAGCCCTGTTGTTCATTCAGTTGTGCTCTCTAGGAACTTATCCCTCTGTTCCTGGCGTAATACTCAGTGAAAGTGGATTATGGGGTGTTCTTGGAAAGCCTAAAGCACACTGGTGACAGCAAGAGGACAACTCTTTcaactttctgcttttttatcaACAACATTTGTCCACGGTAGGACAAAAGCAGCATAGGCTGAAGGAGTGTTTAACCCTGCTGAAGTCAAGGCAGTTTAGCATTTCAGCATGCACAGATGCTGTTTTCAGAGAGATTTTTTATACACCTCTAGGGAGGTGTTTTCAAGTGTGCTGAGAAGATCATAACATTCCTGGATTGCTTCTTAGAAGTTGCTGTGTTGCAGACAAGGTGACAGGGTCTTGGCATgtctgaatttgttttattgctgctttCGAGGCTTTCCGGAGGTGGGTAGTTGTGTCTCTCCTGATATCCAGATGCCTTTTAGAAATGAGCTGGAATTCTTATCCCAGGTACTGAGTGAGTACTGGCTGGCAGcaatttcagtgctgttttagATGCTTCTATGTAGTGTTAAGTAATTGCGTGTTTTACGAATGGGTTGGTTTAGAGCAGCCAGTTAGTGTGGTAAAAAGCCTTCTTGGGGTAATTTCTCTGGACAGTAAACTGACTGTTTCTCTAAAGCTGCTACAAGAACACCatactcttctttttcctgtcaGCAGGTAAAATAACCCTTCCTCGGAGTGCTAGTTTGGCTGAAATTTGCTCATCTCAGCACAGCCAGTCATCAGCTAATGTCTTGTTTTTCCTGAACACAATGTTAATAATGGCTGTGGTCAGGACATTCCAATTGCTTTATCCTCCGCTGTCTTTATGCTCATATAACTTCTTGCACCCACTATCTTCTTTGGTTACACCAGTCAGGTTATACCCAAGCCATATGTCAGCAGGATGTTCTTGGTTTCCCATTTGTTGACCAAGCTGCCTCTAGATGCTGGTTATAGAACTCTTTTTCCTACTGTTTGAAGCAACTGTACAGCTGCACTTCTGCAGTATGCAGGTCAAAAAGATCCTGGAAATCCCAGTGTCTATGTTTACAGGTGTAAATTGTTATCTCATATTTtacatctgaaaacaaatgatgCTTTCAGGCTATCATTAGAGAAGTGCTTACTGAAAGTGGCACCTGCAGCTTATTTCTGTGGTTGCAAAGGAAATTTTGGACTCTTTTTCCAAAGCCGGTTTGTTTCTTAGTGGAAGTGTCGTATCGTGGCAGACTCATGGATAAGAGGGGCTTCCAGGAGAAGAGTGTCTCCAGGAATCCGTTACTCCTTTCTGGAATAACTTCATGAATTCTTGCAGGCACTGATCCATGTGGTGCTGCTTGCTTTGACTCAGTTGATGTTTGTGAGGTTAAGTCCATCATGGAGCAAAAAATAATGTGACAGATAaatacaaatgctttttcttgtctGCAGGTCCCACAGAAAGGGGCTGAAAGTGCTGTGCTCTAACTAAGGGTGAGGTGCTGGTTCAGGCCCCTGCATAGCAACAGATAAGCTCTGGGCTGACTTATCTTCTTGGGGAGattttacatttgcttttcttttttcatctccCTCTTTCCTTGGCCTGTCTTGTTACTCTGCCTggtgctttctgtgctttgcGCTCTCATCCCTGACTCTGCCCTTCTCCCTTGCATTGCTCACTTGGCTTCCTCTCCACTTTCCCTCTTTCACCCTCGGATCTCTGGGATCCTGCCGCTGCCTTTCCATCCTTCTCCAGCTGTTCTTGACACCTCAGCTTCATTGTTGGGCAGCTCCTTAAAGGCAGAAACTGACTCTCAAATGATTATCTTTGTTGCTGATTAGCAGTTTGTGAGGGCAGAGCTGGCTTGGGCTTTTAGTTAAGGCTCCGTTTGAGCCCCGTTGCACGGTTTCCAGTACAGCTTGGTCTAGATGGTGtcttgctgctttcctgcttaTATCCCCGTGGATCCTGCATGCTGAACCAGCTCGGTTGAGGTTTCAGAGGGGCAGATGCTGAGCTAGCGCCTGTAAGTCCGTCTGGATCCATATTGCTCATTCCTATACTTGTTCCCTTTTACTTCTTTGTAGATCCTGCCAAAGAGAAGAAGGGATGCGCATCTAGCACCCATTGCATTGCTCAGTTCATCCTCTGGTTCTTCATAGACTTTTGTTGCCCATTTTGCATGATGACATGGGTTAGCTCAGTGCACATTCTGTCTGCAGGGTGGTGTGAGAAACCAGCTGCAACTTCAGGAGAAAGGAGGGCAAAGCTGGTAGATGGTTTTTCACCATGGAACTCTTTCTCAGTGTGGGTGAAGGAAGAAGTGGCAGTGAGATGGGAGGTTTTGGTGAACTTCCTTCTGAACTGAGGGAGCACTGCTGGTGTACGTTCTCATGTGGAGctcagactaaaaaaaaaaaaaaaaaaaaaaaagattggcAGGGGGCTCAGCTTTTGTAGGGCAGGAAGACTACTTTCCTTCAGGCCTGGAAAACCAGATCTAAGATTCAGTGCATTATGTGCACTGCTGAGAACTCACAGGCAAAAGGACAGAGAGAACTCCTTGCCCTGTGTGAACTAAACATTGAGTTGTGCAAGCAGGTTTAATAAGTTCTGTCTGCATTTCTGAGGATCTGGATGGTTTGCTGATCTCAGTGCATAGCAGAGTGTTTAGATGCTATTCTCTAAAACCCATTTCAACTCTTCTCATCTGTTAGTACGGGAAACATTTCCTGCTTGCAAGTAGAGAATATTGGAgtgtgctgtgccctgctctgATATGCACTGCAGAAATGATTGATATATCCAATACTTGCTCGTATTTGAGGTGAAGTAAACTCTGCAAACCTGAAATTGCTGAGGCCCTTAGTTGAAATGCTTTTCTATTCTGatgctgtgtgtgtttttcaATCTGTGCTCCTCCTTGACTCATGCTGGTCCTGGTTTGTTGCAGGGTCTCTGGTGGACCGCAGCGATGAGGAAGCCTCAGAGAAGATCTCGGCAGAGCCTGGAGGGCTGGCGTTCTCCCTCACCCTACAGCCTCAAGTGCTCGCCCGCTCGGGAGACGCTGACGTATGCTCAGGCCCAGCGCATCGTGGAAGTCGACATCGACGGGCGGCTTCACCGCATCAGCATCTACGATCCCTTAAAAATCATCACCGAGGATGAACTGACTGCCCAGGACATCACAGAATGCAACAGCAATAAGGAAAACAGCGAGCAGccccttttcccttcaaaatccAAGAAAACAACTTCCAAAGGCAAGAAGAAGGAATCCTGCTCCAGACACACATCAGGAACATCTTTACACTTACCCCAGCCCAACTTCCGTGTGATGGACTCCTTCAAGCAGTCCGATgcccctcctctccctgccGCCTACTACCGATACATTGAAAAGCCTCCTGAGGACCTTGATGCGGAGGTGGAGTATGACATGGATGAAGAGGATCTGGCATGGCTGGAAATGGTGAatgagaagagaagagatgatGGTTATGGGATGGTTTCTGCTGAAACTTTTGAGCTGCTGGTAGACCGCTTGGAAAAGGAGTCGTACCTTGAGAGCCGGAACAACAGCACTCAGCAGTCCGTCATTGATGAGGATGCATTCTGCTGTGTCTGCATGGACGATGAGTGTCACAACAGCAATGTCATCCTGTTCTGTGATATCTGCAATCTGGCTGTGCACCAGGAGTGTTACGGTGTGCCCTATATTCCTGAGGGGCAGTGGCTTTGCCGCTGCTGCTTACAGTCCCCTTCCCATCCTGTTGATTGTGTCCTCTGCCCAAACAAAGGTGGAGCCTTCAAGCAGACCAGCGATGGCCGCTGGGCTCATGTGGTTTGTGCCATTTGGATTCCAGAAGTCTGTTTTGCAAACACTGTGTTCCTGGAGCCCATTGAAGGGATAAATAACATTCCCCCAGCTCGATGGAAGCTCACATGCTATATCTGCAAGCAGAAGGGCATGGGAGCTGCTATCCAATGCCACAAAGTGAACTGTTACACTGCCTTCCATGTCACCTGTGCCCAGCGGGCTGGTCTCTTCATGAAGATTGAACCCATGAGGGAAACCAGCATCAATGGCACAACATTCACTGTGCGTAAAACTGCCTATTGTGAGAGCCATTCCCCACCTGGAACAGTGAAAAAAGGGTATTCAGCTGCTACCAGTGAGAGGCAGGAGGGCATTGTGaaggaggaaagggaggaggaaggcaatTCTGGCCCTCCCAAAGGGTCCCTAAAGAAGAACCAAGTGAAATTGAAGCAGAAGATCAAAAAGGAGCCCAGTGAGGGGACTGATGGGCGTTCATCTATGCCCACGGTGTCAGTTGCACAAATTCCCTCTTACAGGTGAGTGTTGGAGCTGGACAGCAGAAGATGAACAGGGTCTGTTCTGAGGACTCGGTCCCTTTCATTGTTGAACTTGGAAGCACTCTCTCCAGTCCAGACCTAGCAGTAACTGTGTTCAAattgtgctctgcaggaacaTTCCTCACCAGCATTCTTCCATGTAAGTGCCAGTTGTGCACTGGTTTCCCTGCTTTGCCAAGCAACAATCCCAAAATGTTACAAAGTACAGATCTTTGGTGGTACCTAACAGGAAAGCACGCATCTAGGATACAAATTTACGTACATGgctgtgaaaatgtttttaaaatacatcaggCTTTACAATTGGCAGCTGAATGGAAGTCATCTTCCtattgatatatatttttttaatcccctCATTTCATAGCATCTTAATTGTTCCTTTTATTGCAGAACATGTTAAACATGTAAGTGTTGCAACCAGCTTAGAATCTGGCTGAATACTTTTTCTCCAAGCTCTCATTCAAACAGAACTAGGGAGTGCTGAGTTTTTGTTTGGTGGCTGAGGAAGTGTGGTGATGTGTTGCCAGTATTTCAATAGGCAAACTTTGGAAAATTGCTGATAAGACACCATGTATAATCTAATGAATGGtttgaaaagattaaaatagGTACTGTATTATTGTTGGGCTCCTGTCCCGGAGTCCAGCTTAAGAACATCACAGTGACCCCAGTCAAGTTCTTCTGGCACTGAAAATAGTTTTGAAGTTAATGCTTAGAGCTGAATTGGTGATTGCGTACTTTGCTGTGGCAACTACAGTTAGAACCTCCagcctcactgctgctgaaatagGGTTGTAGTCTGAAAAGTAAGTATATATATCCTCACAATTTAGAGGCCCCAGATGGTTCCAGTTGCAGGTGTGTTTCAGAGCACAGATCACCACAAAGCTGCACGCCATAAAGCATCGTTGGGAAGCCAGATGGTATCACCAGGCCTCTAATTGCTTTGCAGTTGTTTCCATGACACCTCTTTGCTTCCTTTAGGCTGAACAAAATCTGCAGGGGCATCTCTCTCCAGCGGAAGAACCAGTTCATGCAGAGGCTGCACAACTACTGGCTGCTGAAGCGGCAGGCAAGGAATGGGGTGCCCCTGATCCGACGTCTGCACTCACATCTCCAGTCCCAGAGGAATGCTGAGCAGGTACAGCTCTGCCAGCCTGTCCCCTGACTCCAGAGCATGGCAAGCATCAGGAATTAGGAATGGGAAAGCCCTTTGAGAGTTTTAACAACAGAGAACAATAGCTCTTCTTGAGTCACTTGTTCTCCTGTTGGTTTGCTAATATCTGAGTTAGTGTATCAGTGGGATGTCACGGTGTCACCAGAATTGGTGTTGATGAGCCAGCAGGTAAGAGTTTTCCACCTGAGTCAGGAGACTTAGGATTGTGCAAAGGCATGATGGGCCCCTGCTGGCCTGATCTGTCAGATGAGTCAAAGAACCACATTCCTCACTAGTGATTAAAGAGGCACTCATTGAGAAAATGGGTGTTAGCTCCAGAGTCCTGGCCAAATTCCAGTTTGGATCATTCTTCCTGCAGCTTGAATTTCTGACCCTTCCATGAACACTCATAAGCAAGTTTAGACATAATCATTAGCTCTGGCCTTCTGTCCTTCCTCTGACCTGGCATCCAGGGTCCCTTGACGCTGTAAAACAGTACTGTGTTTGGCACGAGCAGTTGGTGCAGTAATGAAATACCGACACTCTACCCCGTGACACAGCCAGTTAGTTATTGTGCGTGTTGCACACCATCTTCTTACTGTAGTTGCAGGAGTTTATAGATTTTTGGTTTGCGTAAAGACTGCTCTGGatgaataataaagaaaatatttcccactCATCAGTTTGAAGCCTGGGGAAGTTCGACATTTTCGTGGTGCATTAAGTTAAGTACTTACCATAAGCAAgttcataaaaacaaatgttctaTAAATATACGCCATCTAGATCATGTGAAGCATTTTTCATCCTTCCCTTGGCAGTCGTGCAAAAATGTATACACTTCAGCTATAGCCTCAAAACCATTTGGAAAGCTACAGattgaggaagggaaggatgAACTACATTGTGAAACCAACGAACTGTGTCCTGGAAACTGTTAGCTCATCTCCCCGACTTAGCTGTTCCTCTGTGTTTTGGTGAATCTCTCTGTGGCTCTATTTCCTCAAGGACAGtaatagctttctttttctgccataCTTTTGCCTGCCTTGAGTTTGTACTGTAAACCCTTTGGGCTGCTTCTTCAATGTGTAACAGCCAACAGAAAGAATTTCCAGCCTCTGTAATTAACTTTGATATAAAGGCAGGGAGAGTGTAAATAAGCACGCAGTATGTTCTTGGAGTGTAGCTACAGTATGACTCGGGCCTAACTTCTGAGATAATGTAAAATCCAGAAAGGCTGATGTTGTGTGTTCTACAGCTAAACACTGTGAGAAGGAGGTGATATAATCTGAACAACGAGACAAGTAGAGAAGAGGAAGACTATGAGAGCATGGAGAAAACACCtataaaagaggagaaaacaaaggaagccAGTTGTGTCCTCATCTTATCCCACTGTTATGTGTTACAGAAGGAGCAGGATGAGAAGACGAGTGCAGTGAAGGAAGAGCTGAAATACTGGCAGAAACTACGGCATGACTTGGAGAGGGCCCGGCTGCTCATTGAGCTCATCCGTAAGAGGGAAAAACTCAAACGGGAGCAGGTAGGTAGCTTTGGCTGTCGAGTTGCTCTTCAGCACCATACAAGCACCACGTGTTGTGGagcctctttctcttttcctgactTCTGGATGTGCAGAGCAGTTGTCTGTCCCTCAGTCACAGGCTTGTGCTGCCCAGCCTCCGTCCTCAGAatcagtgctgggctgcagagtGCTGGGAAAGTGTATTTGCATAACTAATGGCAAATTATATTCCCGACCCCTATCATCCCTTCTTGAGAAGaagcagtttttctctttttgatgcTGCCTGGTTGCTAAGCACGTCCTAGTAAATGCAGTTTGCTTTGTGTACACAGACttgctttcctttgctattGAAGTGGTTGATTTAATGATATGATGAGGGAATATAAGATCAAAGAAACTAAAAcgttaaaagagaaataaatgctaTTATCCTGTTCCAATCTCCTTTGAGTGGAGTCGCAGAGTAAGAGATCAAACCAATGCTACAAATTGTTTCCTTGAAATCAAAACAGTATTAGAAAACCCACAGAGTGTAAAAAATCTGTTGGGAAACTTGCTTGCTCCAAACCGGTGTTGTTTGGCCCTGCCTTGACGTGTGAGATCTTGTATCTTAAGCTTTGTGCTCACTGCTCTAATTATGAATATTGTTGTTTGTGTAAATGCCTAAAtagttttaacttttttataATGTTGCTAATTGGCATTGTAGTGCCAATCTCAAGATAAGGAGTTCCACAGGATGATTTACCAGCACAAAAAGCATCTTGTCTTCATTTCTAGATGTATTATCTTGTAATTTCATAGTGTGTCCTCTTGTTTTGGCTCTATGAGATTGAATCAAAAGGAGTTCCTCATACAGAAAGTTTAGAGTCTACTTTGCTGTCTATTAATGTGCATCCTGcacagggagaggagaggacaaGCTGTTTGCCAGAAATTTTTCAACAGTGAGTCTGCAGGCCAGTGGTGTGATGATGACCCAAGGTTTCCACCACTGAGTGGAGCTGAGTTGATGTTTCAGGagaaaccagaagaaaataGTTTGCTTGTCCCATCCTTGATAACTGTGCTCATTGCTGTTTCCTGTTCCCAGGTGAAGGTTCAGCAGGCTGCTATGGAGCTACGGCTGACGCCATTCAATGTACTTCTGCGCACAACACTGGACCTGCTGCAGGAAAAGGATGCTGCCCAGATCTTTGCAGAGCCTGTTAACTTGAACGAGGCAAGTCTTTTTCCTAGGGGTGTCTGATGGGTCGGAGATGAGATATTGCTGGGCACAAACTCATGTACTGTCATAGTTCGGGAAGCACAAACCACCTTATCCCAAGCTGCTGGTGGACTAAAGAATATTTCAGAGGACTCACAGTGTGGGTATCTTTCTAGGCCAAAATAAGGTATTGTTTTTTGGAAGCTTCAGTGCATCTCAGATAAGTAATGTTTTGGAGAGACAATATGTGTGCCTTGACTGGATGACACAGAAGTAAAGTGCTGGCATTGTCCCTTGCAGGTGGAAAGGGCATTCAGAGTGCTTATGATGGGTGCGCTCTAGTTGGCTAGTAAATGGTTTTTGTAATTGTACAGGTTTTATATGTTTAGGTTCCAGATTACCTGGAATTCATTTCCAACCCAATGGATTTTTCCACCATGAGGCGGAAGCTGGAGTCCCACCTGTACCGAACATTGGATGAGTTTGAGGAAGACTTTAACCTTATAGTTACCAACTGCATGAGGTATAATGCTAAAGACACGATTTTCCACCGAGCAGCTGTCCGGCTCAGAGACCTTGGAGGAGCGATATTGCGTCACGTGCGGCGGCAGGCTGAAAGCATTGGCTTTGACACTGATGTGGGGATTCACCTGCCCGAGTCACCCCAAACCGAGGACTTTTACCGCTTTTCTTGGGCGGATGGTGAGTATTTATTAACCTTCATTTTCAGGACAGATCGTAACCGTGTACCTTGTTCTGAGCGTGTCATTCAGTTTGTGTGAAAATCATAATGGTCGTTCAACAAAACAGGATTTTTCCATCCATCCATGTACATAAGCATGCATCTGACTCCTTCATAGCCTCAGGATTTCAGGCAGGCTGGAGCTAGGTGCAATTTAGCTCCAGCTCTTCTAGTGCATGTTTGCATCAGGAAAGTATTTTATCTGCCTGTGATATCTGATATCTGCCTTGGATGTATTACAAACTTAGTATGTTAAAGAAGAGTGCAATGTGGGTCTAGAGTTTTTTGTTCTGAGCAAAGATCGTATGTTTCCATGTAAATCAGAGCAGTGATCATTGTGTTCTTGTGGCAGTTTATTATGAAGACAGTTCTGTGTTGTTCAGGGGCTGAGGTGAAgctattttccttctccatttctgtgattctcctgGTTAAAACGTGGCAAATAATCAGGGAGAACACAATGGAAAAACTGACGTGATTTCACCTGTATTCTAGGATTGCACAGGAGGTGCAAAACATTTCACGGTAGGTAGCAAATTGACACGGAGTAGGCCAACTAGTTTAGATGGATTACTATGGGCTGGAAGGGGATGATATGGGATTATGGTACTAGGACCCAAGCAGTCCTAGGGAAGACCTTCCATTCCCATTCATTTTTGCAAAGGACTGCAAGCTGTCTTGTGTAGGTTGCAGACActtcttcagctgctgtgtCTGGGCAGTAATGGGA contains:
- the BRPF3 gene encoding bromodomain and PHD finger-containing protein 3 isoform X2, whose protein sequence is MRKPQRRSRQSLEGWRSPSPYSLKCSPARETLTYAQAQRIVEVDIDGRLHRISIYDPLKIITEDELTAQDITECNSNKENSEQPLFPSKSKKTTSKGKKKESCSRHTSGTSLHLPQPNFRVMDSFKQSDAPPLPAAYYRYIEKPPEDLDAEVEYDMDEEDLAWLEMVNEKRRDDGYGMVSAETFELLVDRLEKESYLESRNNSTQQSVIDEDAFCCVCMDDECHNSNVILFCDICNLAVHQECYGVPYIPEGQWLCRCCLQSPSHPVDCVLCPNKGGAFKQTSDGRWAHVVCAIWIPEVCFANTVFLEPIEGINNIPPARWKLTCYICKQKGMGAAIQCHKVNCYTAFHVTCAQRAGLFMKIEPMRETSINGTTFTVRKTAYCESHSPPGTVKKGYSAATSERQEGIVKEEREEEGNSGPPKGSLKKNQVKLKQKIKKEPSEGTDGRSSMPTVSVAQIPSYRLNKICRGISLQRKNQFMQRLHNYWLLKRQARNGVPLIRRLHSHLQSQRNAEQKEQDEKTSAVKEELKYWQKLRHDLERARLLIELIRKREKLKREQVKVQQAAMELRLTPFNVLLRTTLDLLQEKDAAQIFAEPVNLNEVPDYLEFISNPMDFSTMRRKLESHLYRTLDEFEEDFNLIVTNCMRYNAKDTIFHRAAVRLRDLGGAILRHVRRQAESIGFDTDVGIHLPESPQTEDFYRFSWADVDNILLPENRAHLTLEAQLKELLEKLDIVSPMRSSGARTRRMRLLRREINSVRQKLAQQQSRTMANGEPVLWEEGLDKTSREEDEEGDRDDAKLPHPPTLEPTGPAPSFSDLESLQDPPKLKPIHDSKTLNQLQKKVLSDRDFFDKKALQRESQAFQRLLSDSSLNGLTLPPADSLMSPPFSGVGRRTSVLFKKAKNGVKLQKGLDCSLENGEDHEQLLPSCANGERQTRKRPQGRNYSESNGEKSPRQAGQRGVTNGFAKHAESSADSEHSPSVGSGLVFEACSGLMPPKRSRGKPALSRVPFLEGVNGDSDYSSSGRTLLMSFESQAELEPLELVWAKCRGYPSYPALIIDPKMPREGLLHNGVPIPVPPMDVLKLGEQRQTEAGEKLFLVLFFDNKRTWQWLPRDKVYPLGVDDTVDKLKMMEGRKTSIRKSVQVAYDRAMVHMSRVRGDHPFVPSSYL